Proteins encoded together in one Salmo trutta chromosome 3, fSalTru1.1, whole genome shotgun sequence window:
- the LOC115165844 gene encoding collagen alpha-4(VI) chain-like has product MSECQLTTYIRDNCACSQGQAACPAYPTELVFALDMSQDVNPATFERMRSALLSILDDVAIAESNCPTGARVAVVSYSANTKYLIRFQDYQRKQELLEAIQNIALERTSNRRHLGEAMRFVGRHVFKRTRKALTMRKVAVFFTNGPSVDSAAIVTAAMEFKALNIAPAVIAMKNSLDVQQAFEADDTGSFILVRLVDRSQDQNAVLTRIKNCVICYDHCKPAQECDFTDAQRPLVVDMDLTLVVDGSREIRADQYAGVQELLGSVVKQVAWSPKPSVADGRARVALLQTSGSLLPQTSQAVKVEFDLQKYHNHIGLQTHLRSMQQQGGVLSLGQTLEYALSKVFLKATRPRKSRVVLAVVGAETAHWDQAKLAYISQKAKCQGVSLFVITVGDHYNSTQVEELASTPSEQHLLHLWHVKEWERATHSASSEPSSGSSAGMNSYPPADLKLKCELMLGQEHGQGQGQAEWEGDGATSPPRPQTNSNGNQ; this is encoded by the exons ATGTCT GAATGCCAGCTGACCACCTATATCCGTGATAACTGTG CATGCTCTCAAG GCCAGGCAGCATGCCCAGCCTACCCCACAGAGCTGGTCTTTGCTCTGGATATGTCACAGGATGTGAATCCTGCCACGTTCGAGAGGATGCGCTCCGCTCTCCTCTCCATATTGGACGACGTTGCCATTGCCGAGAGCAACTGCCCGACAGGTGCACGTGTTGCCGTGGTATCCTATAGTGCCAACACCAAGTACCTGATCAGATTCCAGGACTACCAACGCAAGCAGGAGTTGTTGGAGGCCATCCAAAACATTGCACTGGAACGAACGTCCAACCGGCGCCATCTTGGGGAGGCCATGCGCTTTGTGGGGCGCCACGTCTTCAAGCGAACCCGTAAAGCGTTGACGATGAGGAAGGTGGCAGTGTTCTTCACCAACGGGCCCTCTGTGGACAGCGCAGCCATCGTCACGGCCGCCATGGAGTTCAAGGCCCTGAACATCGCTCCTGCTGTCATCGCCATGAAGAACTCCCTCGATGTTCAACAGGCATTTGAG GCTGATGACACGGGCAGCTTCATCCTTGTTCGGCTGGTGGATAGGTCACAGGACCAAAATGCTGTACTGACAAGAATCAAAAATTGCGTCATCTGCTACG ACCACTGTAAACCAGCCCAGGAGTGTGACTTTACTGACGCTCAGCGGCCCCTGGTGGTGGATATGGACCTGACCCTGGTGGTGGATGGTTCAAGGGAGATCCGGGCCGACCAGTACGCTGGCGTCCAGGAGCTTCTGGGCTCAGTGGTGAAGCAGGTAGCCTGGAGCCCCAAACCCAGCGTGGCTGACGGCCGGGCCAGGGTGGCCCTTCTCCAGACCAGTGGTTCTCTACTCCCCCAGACTTCCCAGGCCGTTAAGGTAGAGTTTGACCTGCAGAAGTACCACAACCACATTGGTCTACAGACACACCTGAGGAGCATGCAGCAGCAGGGAGGAGTGTTGTCTCTGGGGCAGACCCTGGAGTACGCTCTGAGCAAGGTGTTCCTCAAGGCCACCAGGCCCAGGAAGAGTAGAGTGGTGCTGGCTGTGGTGGGGGCCGAGACAGCCCACTGGGACCAGGCCAAGCTGGCCTACATTTCCCAGAAGGCCAAGTGTCAGGGCGTTTCCCTGTTTGTGATCACGGTGGGCGACCATTACAACAGCACCCAGGTGGAGGAGTTGGCGAGCACGCCGTCAGAGCAGCACCTGCTCCATCTGTGGCACGTGAAGGAGTGGGAGAGGGCTACGCACAGCGCTTCTTCAGAGCCTTCCTCAGGGTCCTCAGCA GGAATGAACAGCTACCCTCCTGCTGATCTCAAACTCAAGTGTGAGCTGATGCTGGGACAGGAACACGGGCAGGGacaaggacaggcagagtgggag GGAGATGGAGCCACTTCACCTCCCCGGCCACAGACAAACTCTAATGGTAATCAGTAA